A DNA window from Mercenaria mercenaria strain notata unplaced genomic scaffold, MADL_Memer_1 contig_3892, whole genome shotgun sequence contains the following coding sequences:
- the LOC128553497 gene encoding uncharacterized protein LOC128553497, whose protein sequence is MVDIPVDNLVIQLADDTDSVETDAASECEDAPLGLSSVAAVGFQAHDIKKTAHSSGETLVFSTTTFDIGSGYNNKTGEYVTPVAGIYMFTLQLCMSNKKYLYFEIVSGKSAILKGCMHDDGDGTYGCQTATTVAVLGAKEAVSIKSESTSSESDIKKESGVWNSFSGVLISAIAK, encoded by the exons atggttgacatacCTGTtgacaatttggtcattcaactagctgatgacactgattcggTGGAAACCGACGCCGCCAGCGAGTGTGAGGATGCTCCATTGG gACTGTCATCCGTAGCAGCTGTTGGTTTTCAGGCACACGATATAAAGAAAACTGCGCATAGCAGTGGTGAGACACTGGTATTTAGCACAACAACGTTTGACATAGGTTCCGGATACAACAACAAGACTGGGGAATATGTTACACCTGTCGCCGGAATATACATGTTCACATTGCAGCTGTGCATGagtaataaaaagtatttatacTTTGAAATTGTTTCTGGAAAATCTGCTATTCTAAAGGGTTGCATGCATGACGACGGCGATGGAACCTATGGTTGCCAAACAGCTACAACTGTAGCGGTGCTAGGTGCAAAGGAAGCTGTGTCGATAAAGAGCGAATCAACTAGCAGTGAAAGTGATATTAAGAAGGAATCGGGAGTCTGGAATAGCTTTTCTGGTGTTCTGATTAGCGCGATCGCCAAATAG